Proteins encoded by one window of Arachis ipaensis cultivar K30076 chromosome B04, Araip1.1, whole genome shotgun sequence:
- the LOC107639023 gene encoding uncharacterized protein LOC107639023 isoform X2 has protein sequence MSKFSEANETYVKFITPERVFPLGHLVALGHTVSGGASAELELALKNCEAVAKCSNCSISTSAIMFVVYCSKRVSSSERHDMQEKLETILTQMRIFQLQEQNTCKALDPIVLYVLVPNLPKRNPTISEGENQREDIQAMNIILNPGLAFGIGDHPTTKLCLLLLHDRIKGGEYILDYGTGTGILAIAALKFGAAFAVGVDIDSQAIASASKNATLNNIRPDKLQLHLIASQTSSSCRDDWPSRVVEGENAFEIDKVTHKDKYDVVIANIFLNPMLNLADQIIFSAKPGAIIGLSGILSEQVQNFYKNIHYS, from the exons ATGAGTAAGTTCTCAGAGGCAAATGAGACATATGTGAAATTTATAACCCCGGAGAG AGTATTTCCTCTTGGGCACCTAGTTGCATTGGGCCATACAGTCAG TGGAGGTGCTAGTGCTGAACTGGAACTGGCTCTCAAAAACTGTGAAGCTGTGGCAAAATGCTCTAATTGTTCAATATCCACATCAGCAATTATGTTTGTTGTTTACTGTTCGAAACGTGTCTCATCATCCGAGAGACATGATATGCAGGAGAAACTAGAAACAATCCTTACGCAGATGAGGATCTTTCAATTACAGGAACAAAACACCTGCAAAGCATTAGATCCCATAGTTCTTTATGTCCTCGTTCCTAATCTACCTAAAAG GAATCCGACAATATCAGAGGGTGAAAACCAACGAGAG GATATTCAAGCAATGAATATAATTCTTAATCCTGGACTAGCCTTTGGAATTGGAGACCATCCGACTACCAAATTATGTCTATTACTCCTACATGACCGTATAAAAGGAGGAGAATACATCTTAGACTATGGCACTGGCACTGGAATTCTAGCAATTGCAGCTCTAAAG TTTGGTGCTGCCTTTGCTGTTGGAGTCGATATAGATTCACAAGCAATTGCATCAGCATCTAAAAATGCTACTCTGAATAACATCAGACCAGACAAGCTGCAACTGCACTTGATTGCAAGCCAAACTTCTTCATCCTGCAGGGATGACTGGCCATCTAGAGTTGTCGAGGGAGAAAATGCTTTCGAGATAGACAAAGTCACTCACAAGGATAAATATGATGTGGTCATCGCAAACATATTTTTAAATCCTATGTTAAATCTTGCTGATCAAATTATCTTTTCTGCAAAGCCTGGAGCAATTATTGGTCTCTCTGGAATCTTAAGTGAACAG GTCCAAAACTTTTACAAAAATATTCACTATTCTTAG
- the LOC107639023 gene encoding uncharacterized protein LOC107639023 isoform X3 translates to MAGQLGIDPPTMNLCSGGASAELELALKNCEAVAKCSNCSISTSAIMFVVYCSKRVSSSERHDMQEKLETILTQMRIFQLQEQNTCKALDPIVLYVLVPNLPKRNPTISEGENQREDIQAMNIILNPGLAFGIGDHPTTKLCLLLLHDRIKGGEYILDYGTGTGILAIAALKFGAAFAVGVDIDSQAIASASKNATLNNIRPDKLQLHLIASQTSSSCRDDWPSRVVEGENAFEIDKVTHKDKYDVVIANIFLNPMLNLADQIIFSAKPGAIIGLSGILSEQVQNFYKNIHYS, encoded by the exons ATGGCTGGTCAGTTGGGAATTGATCCTCCGACAATGAATCTTTGCAGTGGAGGTGCTAGTGCTGAACTGGAACTGGCTCTCAAAAACTGTGAAGCTGTGGCAAAATGCTCTAATTGTTCAATATCCACATCAGCAATTATGTTTGTTGTTTACTGTTCGAAACGTGTCTCATCATCCGAGAGACATGATATGCAGGAGAAACTAGAAACAATCCTTACGCAGATGAGGATCTTTCAATTACAGGAACAAAACACCTGCAAAGCATTAGATCCCATAGTTCTTTATGTCCTCGTTCCTAATCTACCTAAAAG GAATCCGACAATATCAGAGGGTGAAAACCAACGAGAG GATATTCAAGCAATGAATATAATTCTTAATCCTGGACTAGCCTTTGGAATTGGAGACCATCCGACTACCAAATTATGTCTATTACTCCTACATGACCGTATAAAAGGAGGAGAATACATCTTAGACTATGGCACTGGCACTGGAATTCTAGCAATTGCAGCTCTAAAG TTTGGTGCTGCCTTTGCTGTTGGAGTCGATATAGATTCACAAGCAATTGCATCAGCATCTAAAAATGCTACTCTGAATAACATCAGACCAGACAAGCTGCAACTGCACTTGATTGCAAGCCAAACTTCTTCATCCTGCAGGGATGACTGGCCATCTAGAGTTGTCGAGGGAGAAAATGCTTTCGAGATAGACAAAGTCACTCACAAGGATAAATATGATGTGGTCATCGCAAACATATTTTTAAATCCTATGTTAAATCTTGCTGATCAAATTATCTTTTCTGCAAAGCCTGGAGCAATTATTGGTCTCTCTGGAATCTTAAGTGAACAG GTCCAAAACTTTTACAAAAATATTCACTATTCTTAG
- the LOC107639023 gene encoding uncharacterized protein LOC107639023 isoform X1: MQKSLCFDLVSTVQRAAVVFLLALLDLLPLIEFPVLEYRESILRFDLREDLKTVLAKIESLLAGFGFGWETVVYIHLYIDDMSKFSEANETYVKFITPERVFPLGHLVALGHTVSGGASAELELALKNCEAVAKCSNCSISTSAIMFVVYCSKRVSSSERHDMQEKLETILTQMRIFQLQEQNTCKALDPIVLYVLVPNLPKRNPTISEGENQREDIQAMNIILNPGLAFGIGDHPTTKLCLLLLHDRIKGGEYILDYGTGTGILAIAALKFGAAFAVGVDIDSQAIASASKNATLNNIRPDKLQLHLIASQTSSSCRDDWPSRVVEGENAFEIDKVTHKDKYDVVIANIFLNPMLNLADQIIFSAKPGAIIGLSGILSEQVQNFYKNIHYS, from the exons ATGCAGAAATCGCTCTGTTTCGATCTTGTCTCAACTGTGCAG CGCGCTGCCGTCGTTTTCCTTCTCGCACTTCTGGATCTGCTACCACTCATAGAATTTCCTGTTCTAGAATATCGAGAATCTATCCTCAGATTTG ATTTGCGAGAAGATTTGAAGACTGTTTTGGCAAAAATTGAATCACTATTAGCTGGCTTTGGCTTTGGATGGGAGACTGTTGTCTATATTCACCTTTACATAGATGACATGAGTAAGTTCTCAGAGGCAAATGAGACATATGTGAAATTTATAACCCCGGAGAG AGTATTTCCTCTTGGGCACCTAGTTGCATTGGGCCATACAGTCAG TGGAGGTGCTAGTGCTGAACTGGAACTGGCTCTCAAAAACTGTGAAGCTGTGGCAAAATGCTCTAATTGTTCAATATCCACATCAGCAATTATGTTTGTTGTTTACTGTTCGAAACGTGTCTCATCATCCGAGAGACATGATATGCAGGAGAAACTAGAAACAATCCTTACGCAGATGAGGATCTTTCAATTACAGGAACAAAACACCTGCAAAGCATTAGATCCCATAGTTCTTTATGTCCTCGTTCCTAATCTACCTAAAAG GAATCCGACAATATCAGAGGGTGAAAACCAACGAGAG GATATTCAAGCAATGAATATAATTCTTAATCCTGGACTAGCCTTTGGAATTGGAGACCATCCGACTACCAAATTATGTCTATTACTCCTACATGACCGTATAAAAGGAGGAGAATACATCTTAGACTATGGCACTGGCACTGGAATTCTAGCAATTGCAGCTCTAAAG TTTGGTGCTGCCTTTGCTGTTGGAGTCGATATAGATTCACAAGCAATTGCATCAGCATCTAAAAATGCTACTCTGAATAACATCAGACCAGACAAGCTGCAACTGCACTTGATTGCAAGCCAAACTTCTTCATCCTGCAGGGATGACTGGCCATCTAGAGTTGTCGAGGGAGAAAATGCTTTCGAGATAGACAAAGTCACTCACAAGGATAAATATGATGTGGTCATCGCAAACATATTTTTAAATCCTATGTTAAATCTTGCTGATCAAATTATCTTTTCTGCAAAGCCTGGAGCAATTATTGGTCTCTCTGGAATCTTAAGTGAACAG GTCCAAAACTTTTACAAAAATATTCACTATTCTTAG
- the LOC107637627 gene encoding ethylene-responsive transcription factor ERF027-like produces MLNMKNNNRNNNPAPLCPPLQVQYDYHHGYDYSSLLFSSSYSLAAPANTAAATAAPNSTSSPHSGTGKYRGTRCRSGKWVSEIREPRKSNRIWLGTYPTPEMAATAYDVAALALRGPNAYLNFPNFMLAYPIPASLSAPDIRAAAAAAAEARLVTPPPPPPLPTPPENPSEILGEYFDEEEVWNMPSLIEDMARGMLMSPPRMVESFSSEDFAECYSDLYSTLWSTW; encoded by the coding sequence ATGTTAAACATGAAGAACAATAATAGGAATAACAACCCTGCACCACTTTGCCCTCCATTACAAGTCCAATATGATTATCATCATGGATATGATTATTCTTCCTTATTGTTCTCCTCATCATACTCGTTGGCGGCACCAGCCAACACTGCTGCCGCCACCGCAGCTCCTAACTCAACATCCTCTCCTCACTCTGGCACCGGAAAATACCGAGGTACGCGGTGTCGGAGCGGAAAGTGGGTGTCAGAGATAAGAGAGCCGCGGAAGTCAAACCGCATATGGCTTGGGACCTACCCAACGCCGGAGATGGCTGCCACCGCTTACGATGTAGCGGCTCTTGCATTAAGAGGTCCTAATGCGTATCTCAACTTCCCCAATTTCATGCTCGCTTACCCTATTCCTGCCTCCTTATCTGCCCCTGATATTCGCGCTGCCGCGGCCGCTGCAGCCGAGGCAAGGCTTGTTACACCACCACCGCCACCTCCACTGCCAACACCACCGGAAAACCCTTCAGAGATTCTGGGGGAATATTTCGATGAAGAGGAGGTATGGAATATGCCGAGCTTGATCGAAGACATGGCCAGGGGAATGCTTATGAGTCCCCCAAGAATGGTGGAGTCCTTCTCCTCTGAAGACTTCGCCGAGTGCTATTCGGATCTATATAGTACTCTTTGGAGTACTTGGTAA